The genomic segment AGGCTTTCTGCTGCTTCCGGTTCATTATCCTTCAAATCGGCAAGCATATTCAACGCCTTGTTTTCTACCCGAGCCATCCGTTTCGGCTGGCGCAACCCCTTGGTTACAATACTCATATTATATACTGCCACATAAACCAGCATCACGAAACCCAGAAAAATCGTCTTCATACTGAACAGAGCTGGCATAAGCGGAGTGCTGAACAGGTATATCAGCAATAGCGGTATCATACCTGCCGTGATGATGGTGCAAGTCTTATACAAAGTTTGGCTTAACGCTGTAATAGCCAGGATAAAGACGACAAACAGGTTGCAGATAACGCTCAAATTATCATTGGGCAAACCAAAATTGATGCAAAATACGCTATCAAGAGCCAGTTTGGCGAACATCAGAAGGTAAAGAGAAGAAATACCTTTCACGAAAGCAATCTTCCGCTTCCAAATGAGGAACTGCAGGAGGCAGAACACGAATGTATGCAAACAGCAAAGGCTTAAACCATAAGATTCTTTCGTCACCAGAAAGAGCATAATATGATAAGGTATGATAATCAGCTCGCTTATCGTCAGAAGTAGAAAGGCGATAATGCGTCGGCGGTCTACCACACCACAATATTGAGGGCATAAATGATGCTCTACCCTCATAATCAGGTTTACAATGTCATTCTTCAGTTTCATTTCGTTTTGGTTATTTTCTTGAATCTTACTTATACTTTCGTAAGTCAAACGGCTCTTTTTCTTGGAAATTGCCATTTTTTAGGGAATTATTGATTTCGGCTGCAAAATTACAAATAATATCAGAAATTCTTGTTCAATTATCAGAAAATCGTACAACTTTAACGATTTTAAGCATAAATCAGTGCACTTTTTAGGGGGGGGTGGGAAATTCAGTATTTTTCAGTGTAGAAAAGTTTGGTCGTCTTAAATATTCACTATATTTTTGCAGCTGAAATTCAAAAACTTGAGATACAGATGAGCTAAAAAATAAGTTGAAAATAAACTGAAAGGAAAAAGAAACAGTTGAAAGTAAACTTCAGAAAACAAGAGTTCTCAGTAGCTTCAGGTATTGGTGATCATTATAAAGAGTATACAAGTAAGTAACAAGGTGATTCTAAATCATTCAATGTATTTTTTAATAAAAAAAACGATAAGTTTTTGCAGATGTCTTAGAATGAGAGAGTTATGAGGATATTCAAAAATTCAGGTAATGACTTGGCAACGGTCTTAATCTCAGCGTTTTGCCGCTCATTACTGTCAAACAACTCTTCAAATGCAAAAATACAAATTATTTCTCAAACTGCCTAATGGTAGTATGAGAAAATCTGTTTTTTAACTCTTTGCGAAGATTTTCCGAAAAGAAAGGAGTGCAGACTTGGCTATGCCAAACAGACGAACGGCGTTTTTCTACTGCCGTTCGTCTGTTTCAAGGTATGGCTGATACATTACTTTCCATGCTTAATAAGCAACAGGAAAGAATCACATCTGCCATCCCATCGTTTTCTCCTGAATGTTCCAAAGCCGGGCGTAAAGTCCGCACTTGCCCATCAGTTCGGCGTGTGTTCCCTGTTCGGCGATGCGCCCATTGTCAAGTACAACGATGCGGTCGGCATTCATGATGGTCTTCAGACGATGGGCGATGACAATGACCGTCCGCCCGTTGACGAGTGTGTCAATGGCGCGTTGCACCTCCACCTCGTTCTCCGGGTCAAGTGATGCGGTGGCTTCATCGAGCAGGATGACAGGGGCATCTTTCAATATGGCACGGGCTATGGAGAGGCGCTGCTTCTCGCCGCCGCTCAACGTGCATCCGCCTTCGCCCACATGGGTGTCGTAACCTTGCGGCAGGCGCATGATGAAATCGTGACAGCAAGCGCAGCGGGCTGCAGCCATGACCTCATCATCGGAGGCATCGGGCTTACCGAAACGGATGTTGTTACGGATGGTGTCTTGAAAGAGATAGACATCCTGGAATACCATCGACATGCGGCTCATCAGCGATTCCGGCTGTATCTCGCTCATCGGTATACCACCGAATGTGACGCGCCCTTGTTGCGGGTCATAGAATCGGGCGCAGAGTTTCAACAGCGTACTCTTTCCGCTGCCCGATGGTCCGACAAGAGCCGTGAGTGAGTTTTGCGGCAGTGTAAGCGACAAGTCGTGAAGCACATCCTTTCCGTCATAGCCGAACGAGACGTGTTCCATGCGGATGTCACCGTTCTCAGGAGCCTTGCGAATGCCCTGCATTTCCGGCTCACGCATCAGCGAGAGGATGCGACCTCCCGCGATGGAGAAATAGCGGAACTCGGCAAAGTTGGTCAGTGCAGAAGTGAGCGGGTCGAACACGCGCGAGCCTACAATGAGGAACAGGACGAAAGTGAGCACGGAAAGCTGACCACCCAGCATGAGATAGACACCGCAAAGCACCATTAGCGTAAGTCCGGCACGGACGAGGGCGATGCTCAGCAACACGAAGGGACCGAGCAATGCTTCCTGACGGATGGCTGCGCGGCGCAGACGGGCGAAAGCATCGCGCAGGCGGACAAAACGCTCGCCAACAAGGTTGTATGCCTTCATCACGCGGATGCCCTGCAGGTATTCCTCTAAACGGTTGCCCGCGTTTATCTTCGCCTCTATTTGTTGCCCACTCAGTTTGTTTTGCGCGTATGTGCTCAGCCAAAGCACAAGCACGGACAGCGGAAGGGCGATGAACATCGCCGTGGCCATGCGCCAGTCTATCCATAACAGCGAGAGGAAAGCGAGCAAGGGCATCACCATGGCTCCCATCAGTTGCGGCAGATAGTGGGAAACGCCAGTCTCGGCCATCGTGAAATCTGTGATAATCATTGAAGACAGGTCGCCGGGGTCGCGATGTGAGAGGAATCCTAACGACAGTCGCCGCAGGTGCTCGGCAAGGGATATGCGCCCGGATGCGCTCATCTCGTATGCGCCTCGGAAGTTGGCACGGTAGGCGGCACGCTCCGCCGCCGCCATCACTCCCATGTATAAGACGAGTACGGCAATGATTGTCCACAGCCTCGTTGTGTCCAGCGGTGTGCCACTGCCGTCGAAACTGCGGAAGATGGTACTGACAGCCTCAATGGAGAGACAGAATGGTACTATGTTCACAAGATTGGCGAGCATCGTGAAACCGACGGGCTTCCGAAGTCGCTCGGTCTGCCCGATTGTAATGTTGTTGATTGCGTTCATATACAGTTCTCCTTTCATTTATGTGATATAATATGTATTTCGTCCTTTTTACGGACTGTTCTGATGGATGAGAATCCTGCTTCAGACAACCGTTCTTCCAAATCTTCTGGAGTATAGACCACCATTCCGTCTATCCGTTCCGTCCACATTTTCCCAAGTTCGGGGTCGCTCGCTTCCAAACTGATAAGGAAACAGCCTCCCTTTCGGAGCACACGCGCTACCTCAGACAACGCTTTGTTTACAGGCGACCAGAAATAGACCGTTTCAAAAGCTGTTACTGCATCAAACGCCCCTTCTTTATATGGCAAGGAACAGACATCCCCTTGTTGTATGAAACATCTTTTATCCAAGTCTTTTGTATTGTACTTTTGGGCGAATGAAACACTTTCTTCTGACAGGTCTATGCCGTAGATGTTTCCTTTCGGGCATAAATTCAATAGACGTTTCAAATTCGCACCACCGCCGCAGCCTATATCAAGCACATTCCATTCCGGCTGCCATTTCACTTGCTTCATGCCACGATTAGCCAAAGATGCATGAAAACAATTCATTCCCCGCAAAATCATCCGTCCCCAAAATCCTTGCGGACAACTTGTGTTTTGCAAGACTTTGTTTAAGAAATTCCTTTTTCCCATATTGCTTTTAATTTTTGTTCAACGTCCAATGGTATGCGCTCGTATAGGCATCCCACATATTTTTATATACGCCCGGCGTGCGGCTCAGTTCCGTGTGCCGTCCCTGTTGCGCCACACGCCCCTCTTTCAGCACGACGATGTTGTCTGCCGACACGATGGACGATAGACGGTGAGCAATGACTATCACCGTCTTGCCTTTCATCAACTTGGCAAGAGCCTGCTGCATGCGGTATTCGTTCTCCGGGTCGGCAAAGGCTGTAGCCTCATCAAGCACCAGTATCGGAGCATTCTTCAGTATGGCACGAGCCACGCAGACACGCTGCGCCTCGCCGCCGGAGAGATAGACGCCATTGTCACCGATGCGCGTCTGATAGCCTTGTGGCAGGCGGCTGATGAAGTCGTTGCATTGTGCGGCACGGGCGGCATCCTCCACCTGCTTTGCCGTCGCATGGGGACAGCCCACAGCAATGTTCTCATAGAGTGTGTCGTAGAAGAGGAACGTGTCCTGAAAGACAAACGACACGAGGCTCATCAGCCGTTCCGTGGCTATCTCCTTGATATTTACCCCGCCAATGCGGATTTCCCCTTCCGTCACATCCCAGAAGCGGGGTATCAGGTTGGCAACGGTCGATTTGCCGCTGCCCGACGGTCCCACGAGGGCGGTTATCGCACCTTGTCTTGCCGCGAACGAGATGTCACGCAAGGCTTCAGTCCGTGTGCCCTCGTCCGTGTTCTCGTATGCAAACGACACGTGCCGGAACTCAATGTCGCAGGTCACGGGCATCTGCGGATGCTTTGACTCCGCCACAGGACATCGGTTCAGGATGCGGTCGATACGCTCCACGCCTTCATCTATCTCCCGTGTGCTGCTTCCGAGATACATCAGCTTATAGACCGGTGATGCCACACCCGGACCCATGATGATGAAAAACAGCCACACGGCGGCGAGGGCAATGCTTCCGGGAGTGGCCTGCAACAGCATGATGCCGACGGGAAGAATGAACGTGACAACGGAATTAAGCAACACCGTGAACGCAATCATTCCACTCTGATAGGTATCACACACGCGAAGTGCGAATGTCTTGTACGCCTCTATCTCCGCATGGAAGCGTCGGAACGATAGAACGCTCTGCCCGAATATCTTCACCACAGGCATACCGCGCACATACTGCACGGCAGAGGCCGACATCTGTTCCTGTGCGTCGAAATAAGCTCTGGTGAACTCCTGTGCTTTCTTGCCCATGAAATTGCCGAACTGCAGGGCGATGCTCAGGGCTATGACCGCAAGGCATACTGCCGCTATCCACCCGGAGAGCGAGAAGAAGATAGCAAACATCACCGCCACCGTGGCGACGACATTCACTATGTCGGGGATGGTGTGGGCGATGAATGTCTCCATTTTCTCAATGTTCTGTTCCATCGTTTTCTTGATGGCTCCCGTTGATGTGTTAGTCAGAAAGCCTAATGGCAACCGTCCGATATGTTCAGAGAGTCTCACACGCATACCGTAGAGAATGTTGAATGCCGCCACATGCGAAGCCATCAGTGAGGCATAAAGCGTCAGCAAGCCGAGGGCGAGGCCTCCGAGCGCAGTCCATCCCAAAAGCTCCATGGTTGCGCCATTGGCTGAAGTCGGTGAACCGCCATGTTCCAGCAGTTTCCGAAGGATTTCATACACAGCCCAATAGGGCACAAGCATACATACGGCACTCGCCGCCGACAACACGCCTGCCACGATGAGCAGTCCCTTGCGCTGTCCCGCTATCTCCATCAGCCGGGACAAGCCTTTCTTTTTCTTTTCTTGTTTCATACTCTGTTGTTATCTTTGGTTGATTATATCCATTCTTGCCAAATGGATGAATAATGGACCTTTCGGTTGAGCAAGGGTAGGGAGTTTGCTCACTCTGCCGAGTGTAAGAAAGGTGCGCAAAAGCGAACGATATTCCGAAACGTTCAAAATCTATCATACTTCGGTTTCATATATGTTCATTATATTCTTCCATCCCTGTATCTCGAAGCGCATGTATTCCTCAACTATCCGACCTATTTCCTGTCTCTGAATGTTGTGCATCAGCATTTCTTCAAACAGTGTGAACATCCATACGGTGTGCAGATGTATGAAGAAATCGGATACCGCGACATTGATTTCCGGGTGTCTTTGCTTGTTGTCGGCGAACCATGCCTTGACCTGCTCGGTAGCCCTGTTGGTGAACTGCTCCCGGAATGTCTCCAACGAAGAACCTTGCGCAAGAAACAACAAGATTCTCATAAGCGTCCTGTACTTGTCAATCAACTGCACATATTCGTTCACACAATCCCTGAAATAAGCCTCCGAGAACATTTCCAAGGCATCCCTGCCACTTTGTCCATGATGCTTTTCCAATA from the Segatella copri genome contains:
- a CDS encoding transcriptional regulator, whose translation is MKLKNDIVNLIMRVEHHLCPQYCGVVDRRRIIAFLLLTISELIIIPYHIMLFLVTKESYGLSLCCLHTFVFCLLQFLIWKRKIAFVKGISSLYLLMFAKLALDSVFCINFGLPNDNLSVICNLFVVFILAITALSQTLYKTCTIITAGMIPLLLIYLFSTPLMPALFSMKTIFLGFVMLVYVAVYNMSIVTKGLRQPKRMARVENKALNMLADLKDNEPEAAESLMKRLTPDVRQKIITHASKHLFNEELDRVAWDQVCDGLTFSEKEICKLILQGRTLKEICVKLNKSESNITSQRCHIRKKLNMDRRDDLRRTLEVRFYDAQKQVKKSEAENS
- a CDS encoding ABC transporter ATP-binding protein, producing MNAINNITIGQTERLRKPVGFTMLANLVNIVPFCLSIEAVSTIFRSFDGSGTPLDTTRLWTIIAVLVLYMGVMAAAERAAYRANFRGAYEMSASGRISLAEHLRRLSLGFLSHRDPGDLSSMIITDFTMAETGVSHYLPQLMGAMVMPLLAFLSLLWIDWRMATAMFIALPLSVLVLWLSTYAQNKLSGQQIEAKINAGNRLEEYLQGIRVMKAYNLVGERFVRLRDAFARLRRAAIRQEALLGPFVLLSIALVRAGLTLMVLCGVYLMLGGQLSVLTFVLFLIVGSRVFDPLTSALTNFAEFRYFSIAGGRILSLMREPEMQGIRKAPENGDIRMEHVSFGYDGKDVLHDLSLTLPQNSLTALVGPSGSGKSTLLKLCARFYDPQQGRVTFGGIPMSEIQPESLMSRMSMVFQDVYLFQDTIRNNIRFGKPDASDDEVMAAARCACCHDFIMRLPQGYDTHVGEGGCTLSGGEKQRLSIARAILKDAPVILLDEATASLDPENEVEVQRAIDTLVNGRTVIVIAHRLKTIMNADRIVVLDNGRIAEQGTHAELMGKCGLYARLWNIQEKTMGWQM
- a CDS encoding class I SAM-dependent methyltransferase; protein product: MGKRNFLNKVLQNTSCPQGFWGRMILRGMNCFHASLANRGMKQVKWQPEWNVLDIGCGGGANLKRLLNLCPKGNIYGIDLSEESVSFAQKYNTKDLDKRCFIQQGDVCSLPYKEGAFDAVTAFETVYFWSPVNKALSEVARVLRKGGCFLISLEASDPELGKMWTERIDGMVVYTPEDLEERLSEAGFSSIRTVRKKDEIHIISHK
- a CDS encoding ABC transporter ATP-binding protein — protein: MKQEKKKKGLSRLMEIAGQRKGLLIVAGVLSAASAVCMLVPYWAVYEILRKLLEHGGSPTSANGATMELLGWTALGGLALGLLTLYASLMASHVAAFNILYGMRVRLSEHIGRLPLGFLTNTSTGAIKKTMEQNIEKMETFIAHTIPDIVNVVATVAVMFAIFFSLSGWIAAVCLAVIALSIALQFGNFMGKKAQEFTRAYFDAQEQMSASAVQYVRGMPVVKIFGQSVLSFRRFHAEIEAYKTFALRVCDTYQSGMIAFTVLLNSVVTFILPVGIMLLQATPGSIALAAVWLFFIIMGPGVASPVYKLMYLGSSTREIDEGVERIDRILNRCPVAESKHPQMPVTCDIEFRHVSFAYENTDEGTRTEALRDISFAARQGAITALVGPSGSGKSTVANLIPRFWDVTEGEIRIGGVNIKEIATERLMSLVSFVFQDTFLFYDTLYENIAVGCPHATAKQVEDAARAAQCNDFISRLPQGYQTRIGDNGVYLSGGEAQRVCVARAILKNAPILVLDEATAFADPENEYRMQQALAKLMKGKTVIVIAHRLSSIVSADNIVVLKEGRVAQQGRHTELSRTPGVYKNMWDAYTSAYHWTLNKN
- a CDS encoding TetR/AcrR family transcriptional regulator; its protein translation is MRDIADAAGMGVGNVYNYFAGKDELFQAVVRPVTDEFKRLLEKHHGQSGRDALEMFSEAYFRDCVNEYVQLIDKYRTLMRILLFLAQGSSLETFREQFTNRATEQVKAWFADNKQRHPEINVAVSDFFIHLHTVWMFTLFEEMLMHNIQRQEIGRIVEEYMRFEIQGWKNIMNIYETEV